In one window of Bradyrhizobium sp. AZCC 1721 DNA:
- a CDS encoding LysR family transcriptional regulator — MLDLELLRSFVSVVDAGGFTRAGERVHRTQSTVSQQIKRLEDDVGQPLLNRNGKDVTPTEAGERLLSYARRLLSLAEEARDVVARPESEGAIKLGIPEDFAAYRLAKLLATFSRSRPGLRLDVRADQSTYLRRDIERGDLDLALLKRDAGEKGAIAVWPEKVHWVTSKTHPIDIDAGSVPLIGFPAGCLYRARAIHALESAGRSWHMAYTSSGLAGIQAAVAAGLGLSILSDIAIQAGHRVLTAKDGFAPIDKTELALVASPDASPATLRLADRLAEFCDSVDAKAA; from the coding sequence ATGCTCGATCTCGAACTGCTGCGCAGCTTCGTCTCCGTGGTCGATGCCGGCGGCTTCACCCGCGCCGGCGAGCGCGTCCACCGCACGCAATCGACCGTCAGCCAGCAGATCAAGCGGCTGGAAGACGATGTCGGCCAGCCGCTGTTGAACCGCAACGGCAAGGACGTGACGCCGACGGAGGCCGGCGAGCGGCTGTTGTCCTACGCGCGGCGGCTATTGTCGCTCGCCGAGGAAGCCCGCGACGTGGTGGCCCGGCCGGAAAGCGAAGGCGCGATCAAGCTCGGCATCCCCGAGGATTTCGCCGCCTATCGTCTTGCCAAGTTGCTGGCGACGTTTTCGCGCTCGCGCCCGGGCCTGCGGCTCGATGTGCGCGCCGACCAGAGCACGTATCTCAGGCGCGACATCGAACGCGGCGATCTCGATCTGGCGCTGCTCAAGCGCGACGCCGGCGAGAAAGGCGCGATCGCGGTGTGGCCGGAGAAGGTGCATTGGGTCACCAGCAAAACCCATCCGATCGATATCGACGCTGGCTCGGTGCCGCTGATCGGCTTTCCTGCCGGCTGCCTCTATCGTGCGCGCGCGATCCATGCGCTGGAAAGCGCGGGGCGATCCTGGCACATGGCCTATACTTCTTCCGGCCTTGCCGGCATCCAGGCCGCAGTCGCTGCCGGATTGGGATTGAGCATTCTCTCCGACATCGCGATCCAGGCCGGCCATCGCGTGCTCACGGCGAAGGACGGCTTTGCGCCGATCGACAAGACCGAACTGGCGCTGGTGGCCTCGCCCGACGCCAGCCCCGCAACGCTGCGGCTCGCCGACCGCCTCGCCGAGTTCTGCGACAGCGTCGACGCGAAGGCGGCGTAG
- a CDS encoding MBL fold metallo-hydrolase, whose amino-acid sequence MTVTITLIGGPTALIELDGFRLLTDPTFDEPGAYQLPHVKLEKLVGPAVSAHDVGEVDAVLLSHDQHSDNLDHSGRDFLKSAKRVLTTEVGAKRLGGHAEGFAPWASTELTGNNGHSLTITATPARHGPAGIEPLAGDVIGFVVSSSKPGSRPIYISGDTVWYDGVAEVAKRFKAGVVLPFAGAAQTRGPFHITMDTNDTIETARAFPDAVIVPVHTEGWKHFRQSADDLRATFDTLGFGPRLRILEPGVATVIEPLGAA is encoded by the coding sequence ATGACAGTTACCATCACCCTGATCGGCGGCCCGACGGCGCTCATTGAACTCGACGGCTTCCGGCTGCTGACTGATCCGACGTTCGACGAGCCCGGTGCCTATCAACTGCCGCATGTAAAACTGGAAAAGCTGGTCGGTCCCGCCGTTAGCGCGCATGATGTCGGCGAGGTCGATGCCGTGCTGCTCAGCCACGACCAGCATTCGGACAATCTTGACCATTCCGGGCGCGATTTTCTCAAATCCGCCAAGCGCGTGCTGACGACGGAGGTTGGCGCAAAGCGGCTCGGCGGCCATGCCGAAGGCTTTGCGCCGTGGGCGTCGACCGAATTGACCGGCAATAACGGTCATTCGCTGACCATCACCGCGACGCCCGCGCGTCACGGCCCGGCGGGAATCGAGCCGCTCGCGGGCGACGTGATCGGCTTCGTGGTTTCGTCGAGCAAGCCGGGCAGCCGTCCGATCTACATCAGTGGCGACACCGTCTGGTACGACGGCGTTGCCGAAGTGGCGAAGCGGTTCAAGGCCGGCGTGGTGCTGCCGTTCGCGGGCGCGGCGCAAACCCGCGGCCCCTTCCACATCACGATGGACACCAACGATACGATCGAGACCGCGCGCGCATTCCCGGATGCGGTGATCGTGCCCGTACATACGGAAGGCTGGAAGCATTTCCGCCAGAGTGCGGACGATCTGCGCGCCACCTTCGACACCCTGGGTTTTGGACCGCGGTTGCGAATTCTGGAGCCGGGCGTAGCGACGGTTATCGAGCCGCTAGGCGCTGCGTGA
- a CDS encoding DMT family transporter has protein sequence MSLAPSVAVPRAGFNLLPLYIGLFCLLWSFAFVAGKVGVTDCPPLILLTARFSLAGVLILGITALRGEAWSSLTWRDAGIFAILGVANNALYLGLGYTGLQTVSAGLGGLIVSANPVFTAVLAALFLGEALTWRKVAGLLLGISGVAFIVWHRMSVGTDSFHGILFTLASLASIVLGTILFKVLAPKGSLWVGNGVQNLAAGVVLLPFAFSLSSLSDIVPSARLAGAFAFLVLGGSILAYLLWFHLLKVCGATAASAYHFLMPPLGMLFAFLVLGEHMELRDLLGIVPVALGIYLVTRPAAAAVQSS, from the coding sequence ATGTCGCTCGCCCCTTCGGTCGCGGTCCCTCGCGCCGGCTTCAATCTGTTACCGCTCTATATCGGCCTGTTCTGTCTGCTCTGGAGCTTTGCTTTCGTCGCCGGCAAGGTCGGCGTCACCGACTGTCCGCCGCTGATCCTGCTCACAGCGCGATTTTCGCTCGCGGGAGTCCTGATCCTCGGCATCACGGCGCTGCGCGGCGAGGCATGGTCCTCGCTGACCTGGCGCGACGCCGGAATCTTCGCCATCCTCGGCGTCGCAAACAACGCGCTCTATCTTGGTCTCGGTTATACCGGGCTGCAGACGGTATCGGCCGGCCTCGGCGGCCTGATTGTCAGCGCCAATCCGGTTTTCACTGCTGTGCTTGCGGCATTGTTTCTCGGCGAGGCGCTGACCTGGCGCAAGGTGGCGGGACTTTTGCTCGGCATCTCCGGCGTCGCCTTCATCGTCTGGCACCGCATGTCGGTCGGCACGGACAGCTTTCACGGCATCCTGTTCACGCTGGCCTCGCTGGCCTCGATCGTCCTCGGCACCATCCTGTTCAAGGTGCTGGCGCCGAAAGGGAGTCTCTGGGTCGGCAATGGCGTGCAGAATCTCGCCGCGGGCGTCGTGCTGCTGCCGTTTGCGTTCTCGCTTTCCAGCCTCAGTGACATCGTGCCGAGCGCGCGGCTCGCCGGCGCGTTCGCTTTCCTCGTGCTCGGCGGATCGATCCTGGCTTACCTGCTCTGGTTTCACCTCTTGAAGGTCTGCGGCGCGACGGCCGCGAGCGCCTATCACTTCCTGATGCCGCCGCTCGGCATGCTGTTCGCCTTCCTCGTACTCGGCGAGCACATGGAGTTGCGCGACCTGCTTGGCATCGTTCCCGTAGCGCTCGGCATTTATCTGGTGACACGTCCCGCTGCGGCTGCAGTTCAATCTTCGTAA